Below is a window of Podospora pseudocomata strain CBS 415.72m chromosome 1 map unlocalized CBS415.72m_1.2, whole genome shotgun sequence DNA.
GAAGGCTACATCTGATTGGTTAGCGCCGGACATGCCCGGCTTTTTCGGGAGATGTACATTCGGGGGAAGGACACATGCGACCAGACCCGGGGATATGGTAACGGAGGGCCGAGAAGTgtaaacaccacctccccgacTGCCCGATTCAACGAAACTTTTTATATAGCTATTCTTGTCGTGTGGTTTGCTCCGCCTCGTGATCATAGGCGGCCGATGGTGATGCAGGAGAATGTGACTATTCTCATCAGGTTGTCGATGTCCCGGCCGAGAGGAGGATATTTGACACCCTACAGTGCTTCGGCATGTCCGTTGTAGTGAAACCGCAACACCCAGGAGGGAGTCCATGCTCATTCTATTCTGTAATGTATTTGGGCTTCATTGGGTCATTGCTACCTAGCCCAATTCATCACCCTGGTCACTGGCCGATGCGTTCACCAACTAGGTGGTTACCAAGGATACAGCTCTCCCAGATACACTCATCAGTAACCAATTTGATACAtgcaccatcaccctctcaTCACACCGCACAGGCAGAAGCACCGTACCAGGGAACTAAGTAGGCCACCTCACTCACCTCCGCTCTAGACCAACACGACTCACACACCACCGCTCACCAAAAGATACTTCGGTTGAGCAGAAAGATATACACTCTCATATTAGCTTCCTTATCAACAACAAATCCaatccaaccaccacaccaatccccccctccccgatcACACCGAGAAGTGCCCATCTATCATGTACTCACCTCACCGCTGACCTTGCTGTCACCAGACAGACCATCGCTCCTTTTGATCACCgattccccctcctcaccctcccatcccaaacaGGCACCCACCGCGACCCCTTTCTAACCTGCTCCATTTCATTTTCACATCAGGATGTATTCCAACACATGTCTCTTTAATCATAGACTCTCTTTGACAATAATATCTCCTGAGGCATAGAATCTCCTCAGGTCCAAAGTCAGGTGGTTTAAGTCATGGAGAGAAAGGTGCCGAGTAGATAGCCTGCTCCATAAGCAACGGATCAAAGAACCCAACCTAGACGAGGAATCTTTAGCTGCTTTTCACGTCAGACTTACCGCGACGAATGAGGCTCATGGGTGTTTACGTTCAAAGAACAGAACTTCCCGGAACACCACATTGGCCATTGCATTGCCACCAGATACCCCTAGAGAGAGCTGAGAGAGCCTAGCCATTGTAATGAAGCCATGCTGCTGGACCAGAGCTTTGACCAAAGCTCGTGTCACAGGATGAAAAGAACTCtgagctgcttcttgatAAACAAGTTGACCATTCACAGACACACAGTTCATCAAAAGCATAAAAGTCAGTAGTAGTAATACTCCAATTGCTACCTCTtgcaccccccctccccgcccccctttACCCCCCTTAATCCCTACAGCATATCCCAAATGCCTCTTACAAGAGTAATCTCCACATATATGCAAACAAtaaacccaacccaacccaaccaaaacaGTGTACCTTACACTTCAACagaaaacccccctccctccctccctttccttccaaGCTCAAGAAACCCAAGCCCATTATataacccccctttcccagtCCCGTAAACGCCAGaaacctctccttcatcaaccagcaTAGCAAGAACCCCCCCTAAAAACCCCTTGCCCGTCCTCCCACAAGCGAATCACCGCCATAGGCGAGAGAAGATACGATACCTAAAACAACAAGGCACAAAAGGGCAGGAGAGCCCCAATCCACTGCAAATCCAGAGTCGAGAGAAGtataaaaaacaaacaacccGCTTTCCCATCAATCCCAATTCACACAGCCCACCCAACACTCCCCGCCCACCAAACAAACCCAGATTTTTCTAaaactcaacaacacccaagcTCTCTCTTGCCCCGCTAAACTAAACAGAACCAAATGCATGCCCAGTGTCGCAAAGTCAAAGTCGTGCCATGCTAGTTGAATGATAAATTGAAAAAGAACGCAGAGAAAACCTtgtgtggtgggttggttgtgCAGCAGTGCCatgtcgtcatcgtcaaaaAGTCGTCATCAAGAGTCGTTACAGTCAGTCGTACATTAGTCAACCAGTCAAACGAAAAAGCCCATTACTATTGGAGCCCGGCACTGATCTTCCTCTGTGTCGTGACCGGAGACACATGACTCGCGCTCCCTACCCGCCCGCTGGTCTTGCGAACGCCCGTGGGAGCCACGGCGCCTTGCCTCTTGggattgctgctgcctccGCGAACCTTGGTCAGAACCCCAGACGCGGAACTAACTCGCTGGGCTTGCTCGTAAGACTTGGTTCTGGCTGCTCCGGTGCCGATGTTCTCGATATCGTTGGACGCATCGTTGTCGACGACTTGATAgacggttgtggtggttgttgtttgttggctGACGGCACGCTCGCTGGTACGGCGATCCGGAGACACTGACGCTGAAGCCTTGCGATGAGAGCGCATTCGCAAATACAACTCCTCGTCCGACTCGTTGCCCTGCGACGTCCGGTGCATCGAGATGATCTCGGTTTGGGTCTCCTCGACGgcgcgctcctcctcgacagtaGCGACAACAGTGGCGGTGTTGCGGCCATACCCAGCACGAGCAGTCTTTCTCGGTTGACCTGGTGTCGGCGCAGGAAGATAGTCTTCCTTGTTGTCCCGAGCATTGTCAACCGAATCCATCTCGCCGAGTGGTGTGCGCCCTGCGcggttgggaggggtggcgACGCCATTCTTGCTCGCACCACGAGCAGCCTTTTGGACCGCACGGTTGGGAGTCTGGGGTACACCCTTGGCCGCGTTGGCAGCCATCTCCTTGCGGAGCCTCCTCTCGATGCGCTCCTCGAGCCACCATTCCCGGAAGACACCCTGGTTCAAGTGAAGCCAGTGCTGCTGGGGGCCAACGACCATGCCCGGACGCATGAAGCGCATGTAGGCGATGACCTCGTTGGCGGTGAAGCCATATCTGTAAACGAGGTAGGCACCAATCAAGCAGCCAGTGCGACCGAGACCAGCCTTGCAGTGAACAGCTATGCCCTTCTTCCTGACCGTGATCATCTCGTGAGCCAAGCGAATGAATTTGCGCACAGTGGAAAGAGGTGGGCAGGTGCCGTCCTCGAAGATCATGTCGATGTGCTGGATGCCAAGAGCCTCAAAGTACGAGGCATTGTAGAGAACCGAGTTGAGGCGAACCACGAGTCCAATATTCCTCTCGGTAAAGTGTGTCAAGACATTGCGAAGGGGCTGGTTGATAAAGGCGTCCGACTCGATCTGGGCAAGGTTCTTTGGAAGCAGCTCCCAACCTTCCGTGCCTTCTGGCGTCTTGGCCACCTCGGCGGTCTGTGGGGAAGCAAAAGCAAGGAAGCTGGGCGAGATCCAGTTGAAATCGCCGTTCTCGACCCGCTCAAACTTTTCGTATTCGTCGAGATCAAAGTTCTCAAGAACGCAGcagccctcctccttggccttccacACACCATAAACGACATCCTGGACAGTGATGCCATAGTCGGCCTGACTATAGCCGGCATCTCTGAAAGGCATGAGGGGGGGGTCGACTTGCGCAACAGGCGCGAGGGCCAAATGTGGTGGCCATGACTGAATCAAAACCATGTAGCAAGCGAGAAGGCAAGAAGCATTGGCACGGCCTACGAACACGTGGTTAGAATGGAGAAGAAAGCTTTCAGACACAAGATCAAACATACTGCGAGGATCAGCTCTGCTCCAGAAAACAATGGGCCtgtccttgttctccttcGCTCCGAGGATCTCGTGGAACTGCAGCGCAAAGCGGTAGAGATGTCCAATGTGAAGCGGGCCAAAGTCGTGGTGGAAGGCGTTGTAGAGAAGAGTATCATCTACTGTGAAATAGTAGGGCTGCTTGTAGTCTTGGGCGGGAGTGGGCTCGACATTGCGCTGCGATCGCTTCCTAGGTGACCGAGGAGCTTGGTCGGGGTAGGGAAACAACGTGTTGGCATCGGGCGCCTCGGTGTAAGCGGCGAGATATAAGCGGTCTTTTTGAATTGTCAGCCAGGTGATCGGGTAGCCAGGGAGAGGTAAAGAATATTTGACAATTCTGCGGTGACGATGCTGAAGATAACGAGACTCCATGATCCGGTGATACAAGATGCAAAACAAGCCATTGGCAACAATTGAACATACCAGGAATGTACTCGATAATTTGCCCCATATTGCTGGCGTAGCGGGTGGAAGGTGCCATCTCTTCGTGGCTCGTCGCTGCGGTCGACGGTGGTGGGATATTCGGTAGGTGAGAATGCGCGCAAGTGCATGTACCCGTGGCGGCTTCTCGACTTTCGATCAACAATGCAGGTCAAGGTTGCTGCTTTCCAAATGATGCTCTTTTTCTAGAAATTGGTCGCAGTGGGTGGGGGGTAAAAGGTAAGGGAGGCAGGTGTCGTTGAAGTCGGTGAGGACGCGCAAAACCGGTTCTACTGCAAGAATGAGGGTGGCTGGGGACTGATGTCAACAACGACTGGGGTCGACAATGCGCGCGAAGGAGCCTAAGGTAGGCTGGGAAGAACCTTGGCTCTCTCTCTGTTAAGACCAACGACGGCCGGCGGCGCAAAAATCAGTGACGATGATGCTGTTTGCAATTGGGAAGGAGAGCATGTGGGCAGCCTACGTTCCGCGAGAAAGGTTTTATCGACAGGAGCCAGTGACCCAAGTGTATTTTGACCTTTGTTATTCCAGCCCATTTGCACGGGGGTCTCGTCTCCAGGGGACCGCTCCACAACAACGGCAAAATCGGGTCGCTCTGCCCTCGTGGACCAATCATATTTCTCATTTTCGTTTCCAgattctcatcaccacagcAACCAGCCCCCAAGCTTCCCTCCCCACATCAGTTAAGCTCGCTAAGGGCCATCACAGACAGGGGTTTTTAGGTAGCCACCCTTCGCCCCCCTTCCACACTGTTGGCATTCCTCAGCTATCTTATCGCCCGAAACCTGCCCCACCATCCACAGCACCACGCTCTTCAGCATCGTCATCCGTCACAAGCCAGTAGCTCCGCCCTTGACGAACTTTTACACTTTCGTTAGCTGCCAGACCGtctttttctcctcttcctagtccaggaaacaaaaaaaagaagacagAAAAGTAGCAACCATGTCAACCGAATTAACTTATCCCTGTTCTCTGTATGTCTTTTTCCCCCATCTTATCTGGTGTGTCTAGCAAGATGAGCGCAATCTAAAATAATCACCCCGCCACTAATCAATcactgcttgcttgctttcaACACAGAAGCCTCGATGTCCCCTTTCCCGACGCAAGACTTGCCAATGTTGCGCTCCAGGCTCTCGGAGTAGACAAGGAACTATCTACGCTCGTTCAAAAGGAGTTATCGGCCGTTGACTCGACGCTCAAAGTTCGGTACAAGGCGACAACAAACAGGATGCTGCGCGTGGCTGTCAACTCGTTCTTTGACAGCTTGGCTCTTg
It encodes the following:
- the CDC14 gene encoding cell division control protein 14 (BUSCO:EOG09262E7I; EggNog:ENOG503NU1E; COG:V) produces the protein MAPSTRYASNMGQIIEYIPDRLYLAAYTEAPDANTLFPYPDQAPRSPRKRSQRNVEPTPAQDYKQPYYFTVDDTLLYNAFHHDFGPLHIGHLYRFALQFHEILGAKENKDRPIVFWSRADPRSRANASCLLACYMVLIQSWPPHLALAPVAQVDPPLMPFRDAGYSQADYGITVQDVVYGVWKAKEEGCCVLENFDLDEYEKFERVENGDFNWISPSFLAFASPQTAEVAKTPEGTEGWELLPKNLAQIESDAFINQPLRNVLTHFTERNIGLVVRLNSVLYNASYFEALGIQHIDMIFEDGTCPPLSTVRKFIRLAHEMITVRKKGIAVHCKAGLGRTGCLIGAYLVYRYGFTANEVIAYMRFMRPGMVVGPQQHWLHLNQGVFREWWLEERIERRLRKEMAANAAKGVPQTPNRAVQKAARGASKNGVATPPNRAGRTPLGEMDSVDNARDNKEDYLPAPTPGQPRKTARAGYGRNTATVVATVEEERAVEETQTEIISMHRTSQGNESDEELYLRMRSHRKASASVSPDRRTSERAVSQQTTTTTTVYQVVDNDASNDIENIGTGAARTKSYEQAQRVSSASGVLTKVRGGSSNPKRQGAVAPTGVRKTSGRVGSASHVSPVTTQRKISAGLQ
- a CDS encoding uncharacterized protein (COG:S; EggNog:ENOG503P54G), whose product is MSTELTYPCSLSLDVPFPDARLANVALQALGVDKELSTLVQKELSAVDSTLKVRYKATTNRMLRVAVNSFFDSLALVLEVMEQLDVDVIEARKAEEETG